A region of the Pricia mediterranea genome:
CCGGCGGAACTGTGGGTCAACGCGGTGCTGTGTTTGCTTTTAGGGGTGTTGATCTTATCGACTAGAATAAGCCGGAACCGGTATTTTGCCTCGTTTTGGGTAGAGGCTGTTCCAATTTTATGGTGGGCCTTGCTTTTTTTATCGGAATCCTAAACCGATCGATTAGGTTTCCGCGGCCCGAATCTCGAGCTAAATTCACTCAAGAACTTTTTGGACGGACTTACTGGTGCATTTCACAATAACTTCTCGGCCACTTCCTGCCAATTGTCAACACGTTCGAAACCTGTAGTGTGGATGTTGTGGGGGGACGTAAATTGTAGCGACCTGCCCTGGAATTCCGCAAGATTGTAGCTTCGGTCATCGATTAGGATATCTCCCCTTAAAATGTGCTTGTTGCCACATAGGATGCGCCGTTGCCAAGGGATAAAGGGAAAATGCTCATCGAGCCATTCGGATTTTTCCTCCAGGGAATTGGGAAACTGCATCGCGGCCGAAGCGATATAGACCTCATACTTGTCGTTCAGGGCCTTCATTACAGAACGACTATCGGCAATGGGGTTCAGGTCGCGAAAGAAGCCACGGTTTCGGGCATGGTTGCGTACGCTGGTCTGCCTGTTTTCCGGCACGGTATGCCAGACTTCCTTGCCCATACAGGCCTCAAGGGTAAGACATTCTTCGTAATCCCGATTGTAAATTTCAACATGTGCGCCGTAGGTGTCCGCCATTACCTCATCCATATCAACAAAAAGAACCATAAATATTGTTTTGTGCGAAGATCGTGAAAATGAAGATAAAGAGAAAAGTATTCGACAAACTTAGCTACCTGTTAACCTTTATAAAGAAGTTATCGAAGGGGCCGAATGACTCGATTGTCCGTTTGGAAACCTAAACCCGACGTAGGGCTATGAGACTTAAGATGAAGGACTAAATATCTTGAAATAACCGTCCGTTTTAAAACGCTCTTACGTCCTAATACCTGCTGGCCTTAGTCTTATGACAAAGGGATGAATGGCGGACAAGCATTCTAAATAAAAAAGAGGGCGTCCCCACGCCCTCTTTTCGTTGTTAAAAAAAATTACTTTGATATAACCTTTTTAACCTACTTATGAACTACAAATGTAAGATAATTAATATACACGTTAATAGTCCTTTTCGTAAAAATTTTAACTCATTTGGAAGAAACCATGTCAGTTTTCTTTAACAACCCTGCGCGTTCGAGCAGTGCCTCCACCTTGGGTTCAGCGCCCCGGAAACGTTTGTAGAGTAACATGGGATTTTCGGTGCCACCTTGCGATAAAACGTTGTCCTTGAATTTAGTTGCGACTTCTTTGTTGAAAATTCCTTCTTCCTTAAAATAGGCGAAGGCATCGGCATCGAGTACTTCCGCCCACTTGTAACTGTAGTATCCGGAGGAATATCCACCCTGGAAAATATGGGCAAAAGCGGTACTCATACAGGTCTCGGGCGTTTCGGGGTATAGTCTGGTGCCTTTAAAGGCCTGTACTTCGTGAGTCTTTACATCGGAGATGTCCGTGGGGTCGATACCGTGCCAAGCCATATCCAGAAGCCCGAAACTCAATTGGCGCAGGGTCTGCATGCCTTCCTGAAAAGTGGCCGAATCCTTAATCTTTTCGATCAGTTCCATGGGGATGGGGTCGCCCGTCTCGTAATGGGTGGCGAAGAGCTCCAGGGCCTCTTTCTCATAACACCAGTTTTCCATCACCTGACTGGGCAGTTCCACAAAGTCCCAATAGACCGAGGTCCCCGATAAGCTAGGATACACCGTGTTGGCCAGCATTCCATGTAGTCCGTGTCCGAATTCGTGAAAGAGCGTGGTCACCTCGTTAAAGGTCAAGAGCGAAGGTTTTGTCGAGGTACTACGGGTAAAGTTACAGACGTTGGATACGTGGGGCCGTACGTTCTCGCCGTTTCGTATATACTGAGGTCTATAAGTGGTCATCCAGGCCCCGCCGCGTTTGCCCTCTCGGGGGTGGAAATCCGCATAAAACAGGCAAATAAAATTATTCGCTTGGTCATAAACCCGATAGGTCTTGACCTCTTCGTGATATTTGTCGATGTCGAACACCTCCTCGAAACGGAGTCCGAATAATAATTCGGACACTTTAAAGACCCCGGCGATGACATTTTCAAGCTTAAAATAGGGTTTCAATTTTTCGTCATCGAGGTCGAACAGTTTTTGTTTCAGTTTCTCGGAATAGTAACTGCCGTCCCATTTTTCCAACCGGTCGATCCCATCGAGCTCGTTAGCGAACTCTTCGAGCTGTTTGAACTCCCGTTCCGCGGCAGGCTTGGCCTTTTCCAACAGTTCTTGGAGAAACTCCCGGACCTTTTCGGGGGTTTCGGCCATCCGTTCCTCCAATACAAAATCGGCATGGGTCTTATAGCCCAAGAGGTTAGCTCTTTCGTAGCGCAGCTTCGCGATTTTGAGGACGTTCTTTTGATTATCGAGTTCGTCGCCGTGAAATCCTTTGCTGCCGAAAGCCAGGGAAAGCTCTTTCCGTAGTTCGCGGTTCTCCGCATATTTCATAAAGGGGATGTAGCTAGGGTAATTCAAGGTTACTAGCCATCCTTCTTTTTCCCTTGCTTCGGCCAACTGGGCGGCCGCTTCCTTTTCGCCTTCGGGCAGACCCTCTACATCGGACTCGTCCGTCAGATGCAGTTCGTATTTATTGGTTTCCGCCAGAACGTTTTCCCCGAAGGTCAATTTAAGTTTGGAAAGTTCCGCATCGATTTCCCGTAGGCGTTTTTTCTTGTCCTCGGGCAGGTTGGCACCGTTACGGCTAAAACTCTTGTATTTTTTATCAAGCAGCATGATTTGCTCGGGGGACAGGTCCAACTCATCTTTTTCGTCGTAAACGGATTTTACCTTTTTGAAGAGTTCCGTGTTCAGTGTAATGTCGTTACCGAATTCGGAAAGAAGGGGAGATACTTCCTGCGCGATTTTTTGGATGTGTTCGTTCGTTTCGGCGGAATTCAGGTTAAAGAACACGCTGGAGATGCGGTCGAGCTGTCGGCCCGAAAACTCCAAGGCCTCGATGGTATTTTCGAAGGTCGGGTTCTCGGGATTCTCGGTAATGGCGTCGATTTCCGCCCGGGCCTCGTCAATGGCCCGAAGAAAAGCAGGCTTGAAGTGCTCGTCTTTTATTTTTGAAAATGGGGCGGTGTCGAAAGGTTCTAATAAGGGATTCATGGGCAAACGTTTAGGTTATCGAGTTTAGGACAAAAGACGTAAAGAATAATGAATAAGGACGAAAGGAGCAAGGACTAAAGAAATAAAGAATAAGAGTAAAGCGTGGTACGTTTTGAGTTTATTGGTTTTGGGCAAAACTAGGCTGGCGATATTTCAAGAATATTGACCTTGTTATTCACGACCGACAACCGACAACCGACAACCGACAACCGACGACCAACAACTATTTACTGTTCATTGTACTGCCACTGCCCACGATTTTCGCTCCCTCAACAACTTTTTCTTTCAAACGTTCCTTGTAGGTCATAATCCTATCCCGGACGGTGGTATCTGCAGCCCCGATGATCTGTGCGGCCAGGATACCGGCATTTTTGGCGCCGTTCAAGGCTACGGTGGCCACGGGGACGCCCCCAGGCATTTGCAAAATGGACAATACGGAATCCCATCCGTCGATGGAGTTGCTGCTTTTTACCGGCACGCCGATGACGGGCAATGGGGTCAACGAGGCGACCATGCCCGGTAGATGCGCCGCGCCGCCGGCCCCGGCAATGATGGCCGCATACCCGTTCTTGTGTGCGTTCTTACCGAACTCGAACAGTTTTTCGGGCGTCCGGTGGGCGGAGACGATATCGACCTCGGTTTCAATACCGAATTCCTTTAAGATGTCAATGGCATCCTGCATGACGGGCATGTCACTGGTACTGCCCATTACTATGGCTATTTTGGTCATAACTATTTGCTTATTACTTTGATCGTCTCTTTCACTTGCTGCGCTATCCTCCGGGCTTCGGTAATCGCCTCGTTAACTATCGTCACGTGTCCCATTTTCCGGAAGGGGCGGGTCTGTTTTTTGCCGTAGATATGGGGGGTAACGCCTCCAAGTCGTAGAATTTCCTCCATGTTCTCGTAGACCACGTCTCCGGTATGGCCCTCTGCGCCGACGAGGTTGACCATAATGCCGGCGACCTTGCTCCGCGTATCGCCCAAGGGGAGGTCGAGAATGGCCCGGATATGCTGTTCGAACTGGTTGGTATAGCTGGCCTCGATACTATAATGGCCGCTGTTATGAGGGCGTGGTGCCACCTCGTTGACCAGAATCCTATCGTCTTGGGTCTGGAACAGCTCTACGGCGAGCAAACCTACATGTTGCAAGGCGTCGGATGCCCTTAAAGCGGTTTCCTGTGCCTTTTGGGCCACTTTAGTGTCGATACGGGCGGGGCAGATGACATATTCTACCTGATTGGCTTCGGGATGGAACTCCATTTCGACCACAGGATAGCACTTTACCTCGCCGCTGACGCTTCTCGCTACGATAACGGAGAGTTCGTTCTTAAAATCAACAAGCTCTTCCGTGATACATTCCCCCTCGGGCAGTCCGTTTAGGTCCTCCAGTTTCCGCACCACGTTCACGCCCTGTCCGTCATAGCCAAATCGAGCAGCTTTCCACACAAAGGGAAATTTCATCCCCCCATTGCTAATGCTATCCTCAATTTCGCTTTTATAGGCAAAACGCTGGAAGTCGGCCGTTGGTATTCCCTTATCTACGTAGAACAATTTTTGTTTTGCCTTGTTCTGAATGATGCGAAGGGCTTTTGTCGGCGGATAGATTTTCATGCCTTCCCTTTCCAGTTTTTCCAAGGCATCGACGTTGACGTTCTCGATTTCAATAGTGAGCACATCGACCTTTTGTCCCAAGTTGTAAACAGCATCGAAATCCATCAGGTCCCCCAAGACGAACTCGTTACAGGCAATCTTGCAGGGGGCATCCTCCGAGGCATCCATAACAATGGTATGGATGTCGAATTTTCGGGTTTCGTAGAGCAGCATCTTGCCCAATTGTCCACCTCCTAAAATCCCCAGCTTGAAATTCGAGGAAAAATAATTTTTTGGATTTGCCATGGCCATAGCTTCTTTAATGAGCGTAAAAATACGGCGAATTCCCAAAACCTGACCTGCCTTATCCGAAAAGCGGAATCAAAATACTATATTTGGCTCTTTACCTAAACACGCCAAGTGATTCAGCTCCACGATAAATATTTTAAGCCTTTTTTGAGCGAGGGACAAATACAGGCCGCGGTGAAGGAGGTCTCGCGTAAAGTTGCCGCCGATTATGGAGAACAGACCCCGATTTTTGTCGGAGTGCTCAACGGATCGTTTATGTTCGTTTCCGATTTTCTAAAGGCCTACCCGCATCCGTGCGAAGTGTCGTTCGTAAAACTGAGCTCCTATCACGGTCTGACATCTACAGGCATTGTCGAGACGTTACTTGACGTTTCCGAAAATATAGAGGGGAGAAGCGTGATTATTTTAGAGGATATTATCGACACCGGCCGCACCTTGAAAAAGCTGGTCCACCTTTTTTCGAAATCCAACGTAAAGGAATTTAAGATTGCCAGTCTTTTCTACAAATCGGAAATCTACAACGGGGAATATGCCATCGATTATTGGGGCATAGAGATACCCGATAAGTTCATTGTAGGCTATGGGTTGGATTACAAGGAACTGGGCCGCAACTTAAAGGAAGTATACCAATTAAATCAAAAACATATGATCAATCTCGTGCTATTCGGGAAACCCGGTGCCGGTAAAGGTACGCAAGCCGAATTTTTGAAGGAAGAATACAATCTCAAACATATTTCTACGGGCGACCTGTTCCGTTACAACATTAAAAACGACACCGAACTCGGTAAGCTGGCCAAATCCTATATGGACGATGGCAATCTGGTGCCCGATGAGGTGACCATTAGAATGTTGGAGGAGGCTGTGAATAGCAATCCCGATGCCAGTGGATTTATTTTCGATGGATTTCCCCGAACAACGGCACAGGCAGCTGCCCTGGATGAATTTTTAGTGTCAAAGGGAATGAAAATCGATGCCACGATCGCTTTGGAAGCCCATGACAAAGCTTTGACGGAAAGGCTGCTGGAACGCGGAAAGGTGAGCGGTCGTACCGACGATCAAGACGAGGCCAAAATCCGGAACCGGTTCGCCGAATACAATGAGAAAACGGCCCCGCTCAGGGAGTATTACGAAGCTCAGGGAAAATTCCACAGCGTGAACGGTATCGGAGAAATCGATGCAGTCACGCACCGGTTGAGAAAGGTTATCGAAGAATTATAAACTAGCCCGAATGACCGAAGGTAATTTTGTAGACTACGTTAAAATACACGCCGAATCGGGCAACGGGGGCAAGGGTTCCGCGCATTTGCACCGGGAAAAATATATTGTCAAGGGAGGGCCCGATGGCGGTGATGGCGGACGCGGGGGCCATGTCATCGTTCGTGGCAACGAAAATTTGTGGACCTTGGTCGGTTTCAAATTTAAGAAACACTTTAAGGCGGGCCACGGGGAGCACGGCAGCAAACAACGCAGTACAGGTGCAGATGGTAAGGATGTTTATTTGGAAGTGCCTCTTGGCACGGTCGTCAAGGACCCCGATAGTGGCAAATCCCTTTTTGAGATAACGGAGCACGACGAAGAAAAAATACTGGTGGAAGGTGGTATGGGCGGGCGCGGCAACTGGCACTTCAAGA
Encoded here:
- a CDS encoding 5' nucleotidase, NT5C type, giving the protein MVLFVDMDEVMADTYGAHVEIYNRDYEECLTLEACMGKEVWHTVPENRQTSVRNHARNRGFFRDLNPIADSRSVMKALNDKYEVYIASAAMQFPNSLEEKSEWLDEHFPFIPWQRRILCGNKHILRGDILIDDRSYNLAEFQGRSLQFTSPHNIHTTGFERVDNWQEVAEKLL
- a CDS encoding M3 family metallopeptidase, producing MNPLLEPFDTAPFSKIKDEHFKPAFLRAIDEARAEIDAITENPENPTFENTIEALEFSGRQLDRISSVFFNLNSAETNEHIQKIAQEVSPLLSEFGNDITLNTELFKKVKSVYDEKDELDLSPEQIMLLDKKYKSFSRNGANLPEDKKKRLREIDAELSKLKLTFGENVLAETNKYELHLTDESDVEGLPEGEKEAAAQLAEAREKEGWLVTLNYPSYIPFMKYAENRELRKELSLAFGSKGFHGDELDNQKNVLKIAKLRYERANLLGYKTHADFVLEERMAETPEKVREFLQELLEKAKPAAEREFKQLEEFANELDGIDRLEKWDGSYYSEKLKQKLFDLDDEKLKPYFKLENVIAGVFKVSELLFGLRFEEVFDIDKYHEEVKTYRVYDQANNFICLFYADFHPREGKRGGAWMTTYRPQYIRNGENVRPHVSNVCNFTRSTSTKPSLLTFNEVTTLFHEFGHGLHGMLANTVYPSLSGTSVYWDFVELPSQVMENWCYEKEALELFATHYETGDPIPMELIEKIKDSATFQEGMQTLRQLSFGLLDMAWHGIDPTDISDVKTHEVQAFKGTRLYPETPETCMSTAFAHIFQGGYSSGYYSYKWAEVLDADAFAYFKEEGIFNKEVATKFKDNVLSQGGTENPMLLYKRFRGAEPKVEALLERAGLLKKTDMVSSK
- the purE gene encoding 5-(carboxyamino)imidazole ribonucleotide mutase, with translation MTKIAIVMGSTSDMPVMQDAIDILKEFGIETEVDIVSAHRTPEKLFEFGKNAHKNGYAAIIAGAGGAAHLPGMVASLTPLPVIGVPVKSSNSIDGWDSVLSILQMPGGVPVATVALNGAKNAGILAAQIIGAADTTVRDRIMTYKERLKEKVVEGAKIVGSGSTMNSK
- a CDS encoding 5-(carboxyamino)imidazole ribonucleotide synthase, which encodes MANPKNYFSSNFKLGILGGGQLGKMLLYETRKFDIHTIVMDASEDAPCKIACNEFVLGDLMDFDAVYNLGQKVDVLTIEIENVNVDALEKLEREGMKIYPPTKALRIIQNKAKQKLFYVDKGIPTADFQRFAYKSEIEDSISNGGMKFPFVWKAARFGYDGQGVNVVRKLEDLNGLPEGECITEELVDFKNELSVIVARSVSGEVKCYPVVEMEFHPEANQVEYVICPARIDTKVAQKAQETALRASDALQHVGLLAVELFQTQDDRILVNEVAPRPHNSGHYSIEASYTNQFEQHIRAILDLPLGDTRSKVAGIMVNLVGAEGHTGDVVYENMEEILRLGGVTPHIYGKKQTRPFRKMGHVTIVNEAITEARRIAQQVKETIKVISK
- a CDS encoding adenylate kinase, with product MIQLHDKYFKPFLSEGQIQAAVKEVSRKVAADYGEQTPIFVGVLNGSFMFVSDFLKAYPHPCEVSFVKLSSYHGLTSTGIVETLLDVSENIEGRSVIILEDIIDTGRTLKKLVHLFSKSNVKEFKIASLFYKSEIYNGEYAIDYWGIEIPDKFIVGYGLDYKELGRNLKEVYQLNQKHMINLVLFGKPGAGKGTQAEFLKEEYNLKHISTGDLFRYNIKNDTELGKLAKSYMDDGNLVPDEVTIRMLEEAVNSNPDASGFIFDGFPRTTAQAAALDEFLVSKGMKIDATIALEAHDKALTERLLERGKVSGRTDDQDEAKIRNRFAEYNEKTAPLREYYEAQGKFHSVNGIGEIDAVTHRLRKVIEEL